ATTGCCGACTCGCGGCCTGATGTGGAGGATCGTGCGGCAACGGCGCGTGCGCCCGGGGCGCACGCGTCCGGGGCGCGTGCACCGGAAGAGATTGCCGGGCGCTGATGCGCGGCGCCATCAAAGGACGTTGAGCGGCTATGGACATTCTGGCATCGATCCGGGCGGCGCTGACGCCAATCCACCGGGAAGGCTATCGCTTCATCGCCATTTTCGCGGTGATCACCCTGCTGCTGTTCTGGCTGGTTTCCGACACGCTCGGCTGGATCGGCGTGATTCTGACCCTGTGGTGCGCTTATTTCTTCCGCGATCCCGACCGGGTGACGCCCTTGCGCGAGGGGCTGGTGATCAGCCCGGCCGACGGGCGCATCAGCGCGATTCAATCGGTGGTGCCGCCGCCGGAGCTCGGCTTCGGCCTGGAGCCGCGGATGCGCATCTCCATCTTCATGAACGTGTTCGACGTGCATGTGAACCGGGCGCCCGTGTCGGGCCGCGTCACCCGGATGAACTATATACCCGGCAAGTTCATCAACGCGGAGCTGGACAAGGCGAGCGAAGACAACGAGCGCCAAGCCATGGTCATCGAAGCGGCAGACGGAACGGATATCGGCATGGTGCAGATCGCCGGGCTGATCGCGCGGCGCATCGTGCCCTTCGTGCGGCCGGAAACCCAGGTGCAGGTGGGCGAGCGGGTGGGGCTCATCCGTTTCGGCAGCCGCGTCGACGTGTTCCTGCCCCCGGGCAAGACGGCGCTGGTGGCGATTGGCCAGCGGGCGGTCGCAGGCGAGACGGTGCTTGCCGACCTTCATTCGCCCGAGCCGGAACGCCAGGCGCGGCTTGGGTGATATTGGTGAGCGTTCATCCCAACGGGAAGGAGTGGTGAATGGAGTGGCGCGGCAGCGAATCGCTTGATCCGGTTCAGCGATCCCGCGAGCGCCGGTTGCGCCGCTTCAAGCAGGTGCCGGTCCGCTTTCTCCTGCCCAATCTCATCACCCTGCTGGCCCTCTGTGCCGGGGTGACCGCCATCCGCCTCGGTGTGGAAGGCCGGTTCGAGCTGGCGGTCGGCGGCATCATCCTGGCCATACTGCTCGACGCCCTCGATGGCCGCATCGCGCGCCTGCTCAAGGGGACCTCCCGCTTCGGGGCGGAACTCGATTCGCTTGCGGATTTCGTGGATTTCGGCGTCGCACCCGCGGTGCTGCTCTATCTCTGGTCACTCCATACGCTCAAGAGCATCGGCTGGATCGTGTGCCTGGTGCTGGCCATCTGCTGCGCCTTGCGGCTCGCGCGGTTCAACGTGGCGCTGGATGATCCCGATGCGCCCCCCTACATGAGCAACTTCTTCACCGGCGTGCCGGCACCGGCCGGCGCCGGCCTCGCCCTGGCGCCTCTCTTCCTCGGATTCCTCGGGATCATCCCTGACGGCCGCGACGCCGCCTGGTTCATCCTGCCCTATACCGCCATCATCGCGGTGTTGATGGTCAGCAAGCTGCCGACCCTGTCCGGCAAGACCTTGGGCCAGCGGGTGCGGCGGGATATCGTGCTGCCGATCCTGCTGCTGATGGTGCTGTTCATCGCGCTCCTGATCAGCTTTCCCTGGCACGTGCTCACCGCGCTGGCGCTGGCCTACCTCGTCATGCTGCCGATCGGCTACCGCAGCTACAAGCGCCAGGCCCGGGAATACCAGCTGCGGCTCGCCGCGCAGCGCAATGGCGAGGCGCAGGCCTCAACACCCGAAGCTCAATAGGCAGGCGTCGTGATCGGCCTGACACTGCTCCTGCATGCTGGGCGAGCCTGCGCCGACATCCTGACACCGGGCGAGGAAATCGGCGCAGAAGCGCGCCGCGCCGGGCATGCAGCGCGCCGGCCGCACGGTTTTGAGGCAGCTGGTGAGATCGGCATAGCAGGCGCCGCGCCAAGCTTCTTCGCCAAAGGCCGCCTCGTTGCACAGCGTATGCTCGTGCCAGCACTGACCGGACGGGGTGTTCTCCAGGTCCTCGGAAGCGAGCGCCATGCCGCCCGTGCTCGCGATGAGCAGCGCGGCACAGCAGCTGATGCTCCACCGTGCTTTCGACATGGACGGCTCCCTCTCGACGGGCGGATCAGTATAGAAGCACGACAGCTAGCACAGAAAAAACAAGATCCTATGGTGAGCATGCGTGAAATGAACAGGTCCTGATGCTGTTGTCGCGTATGGATATCAAGCTCGGCGCCATGGCTGCCGCTTGGGCCCCCCGGGCGGCGCGCCGCCCGCTGCTGCTGGTGCTTTGCCTGGTCGCGCTGGCCTGCGCCTGCGCCTATCTCGGCTATGACAGGCTCGACTTCGACTTCCGCGACACCCGGATCATCGCCAGGGACGTGCCGTTCCGGGAGGATGCCAGAGCCGCCGAAGCCCAATTTCCATGGATCGGCGGCGATGGCGTCGTCGCGGTGATCGAGTCCGACGACCCGGTCGTCGCGCGCGAGACGGCAAGCCGTCTGCTCGCCGCTGTGCGTGATCGGCCGAGCCTGTTCAGCGGCGTGTTCGCCCCCGGCCTCGGCCCGTTCTACGAGCAGAACGGTCTCCTGCTGCTCTCTCCCCAGGAGACCGAAGCCGTGGCCACCCGACTGCAGCGCTGGATGCCGCTGATCGAGCTCTTGTCCACCCAGCCGGACCTGGTCGGCCTGGCCACGGCACTCGACCAGCTCGGCATCGCCGCCCAGATGCACATCTTCCCGCCGGAAGGCACCGCGCTGCTGACCGAGCTCGACCGGGTGGTGCAGAGCCTCATGGATGGCCGGCCCGCGGTGGCCGACTGGCAGGGCATCCTGGTGGGCGATCTCAATCAGAACCGGCAGCGCTGGACCATATCGATCGGGCTCGAGCACCAGCCCGAGGCGCTGGCGATGTTGCGCCGGCTGGCCGCCGATCCCGCGCTCACCGCGTCCGGTGCCGCCCGGGTCTCGGTGTTGGTGAGCCCTGGCGCCGGTGGTCTCGACCTCGGCCGGCTCACCGATTGGGCCGTGCAGGCGCTGCTGCTGGCGTTGGGCGCGGTCGTGGTGATCGTTCTGCTGGGGGTGCGCTCCACCGAGCTGTTTCTCGCCTGTGTCATGGCCTCGCTGTTCAGCCTTGCCCTGATCGCCGGTGCAGCGGGGCTCCTGCTGGGCACGATCTCGCTGCCCGGCCTGATTTTGGCCATTGTCCTCATCGGCCTGAGCGCCGATGGCCCGCTGCTCGCCGCCCTACGCTATCGCGAGGAACGGCTCAACGGCCGTGACCACGACCGTGCGCTTGCCAATGCAGCCCGCTCCTTCGGCCCGCCGCTTCTGATTTGTGCCCTGGTCATGGTCGTGGCCTTTGCCGCATTCTGGATTACCGATCTGGCCGGCATCGCCCGGCTGGCGATGTTCGCCGCCGTGGCGATGGTGATCGCGTGGCTGGTGACCATGGCGGCCATGCCCGCCCTGCTGACGCTGCTGCCGATCGCGCCGCGGCGCCCGGCGCCCGCCGTCCACACGGTCCTGCAGGCGGTGGGCGCCGCGCTCACGGCCCAGCCGGTCCGCCTCGCGATCACGCTGCCGATCATGATCGCTGCCATCACCGCGCTGCTGCTCCTGCCTCAGGTGCAGTTCGATCGCGATCTCGATTATGGCGCCAGCCTGCCGCCGCAAGCCGCTGCCCATGCGGTCGCCAAGAGCCTGGACGAGGCCCAGACGCTCGTCGCCCGCCTCGAAGCGCTGCCCGAGGTTGCGGGCGTGACCAGCGTCCTGAGCTACATCCCCGGCGAGCAGGGCACGAAGCTCGCCCTGCTGCGCGGCATCCAGGCGACCCTCGACCAAGTGGGCCAAGAGCCGGAGGGCTCGCAAATCATAGCCGCCGGCCTGCAGCATGGCGCGGAGGCGAACGCGCTCGACCAGTTCACCGAAGCCATCAGCGGCATCGCCCGTGCGGACGTGCCGCCGGCCGCCCGCGCCGCCGCGCAGACCCTGGACGGCACCATGGAGAAGTTCATCGCCAGGGCCGGTGACAAGACCGCCGCCGCCGCAGCGCTCGATGCGGCTCTCGTTGGCAGCCTGCGCGAGACCACGGCCAAGATCCGCACCCTTGCCGAGGCGAGCCGCATCTCGCTCGACACGCTCGATCCCGACCTGAAGCGGCGCTATGTCAGTCCGGCCGGCGACTACCTGGTCGAGGTCAAAGCCACGGGCGATCTCCGCCAGACCGACCAGCTCCACCGTTTCGCCAACGCCGTCCGTGCCGTTGCGCCTGGCGCAAGCGGCCCCGCGATCGATGCCGTCGAGACCGGCCATTTCCTGAAACTCTCCACGCTCCGCGTGCTCGCGGTCGCCGCCGCCGGAATAGCTCTCCTGCTGTTGCTGCTTCTGCCCAAGGCCTATGACGTGTTCCTCGTCTCGGTGCCGATCGGCCTGGCGGGGCTGATCCTCAGCGGTGCGACCGTGGTCATGGATTTGAAGATCGTGCCAATGGCTCTGCTGGCGCTGCCGGTCCTCATCGGCATAGGCGTGGGCAATTGCGTGAAAATGATCATGCGGGCGCGGGAGAGTATCCGGTTCAGCGGCATGAGCAGGCCAAGCACGCCGCGCGCCGTGCTCTGGTCGATGCTGGCGACCATCGCGGCCGCCGGCGTTCTGCTGATGTCGCCCGTGCCGATGCTGGTCGCGGTCGGACAATTCCTGTTGATCGGCGTTGCCTTGCTGCTCGTCTGCATTTTTCTCGTGCTGCCCACCCTGGTGCAGCTCACACAGCCCAGGTACCGGAAATAGGCCGGAGAGCTGCGGCGAGGAAGGCACAGGCCACGCCAAATTAACCCTCGGCCTTCAACAGGGCCGCCTGACGCCTATGTCGCACTTGACGGTCGAGGCCGTTTTCAGCCATTGCTGAACGCTGGTCTTGGGGGCCTCAGGATTTTTCACCGGGTGACGGCTCCTGACAAGTGCCGTCCCGTTTCGAGGCGATCAAACAAGAGGCCGCTGTGGCAGTACCGTTCATCCAGCAGGCGCGCGTGGGGGCCTATATCCTCAAGCAGAAGATCGTCGGCAACAAGCGCTATCCGCTGGTGCTCATGCTCGAGCCGCTGTTCCGGTGCAATCTCGCTTGCCCCGGCTGCGGCAAGATCGATTACCCCAAGCAGATCCTCGACAAGCGCCTCTCGGTGGAGGAATGCCTGCAGGCGGTCGACGAATGCGGGGCGCCGATCGTGTCCATTCCGGGCGGCGAGCCGCTGATCCACAAGGAGATCGACCAGATCGTCGACGGGATCATCGCGCGCAAGAAGTTCGTCTATCTCTGCACAAACGCGCTGCTGCTGAAGAAGAAGCTCGACCTGTTCAAGCCGAGCCCTTACCTCACCTTTTCGATCCATCTCGACGGGCTGAAGGAAGAGCACGACCATGCTGTTGCGCAGGAGGGCACCTTCGACCGCGCGGTCGAAGCCATTCAGGAAGCGGTGAAGCGCGGCTTCCGCGTGACCGTGAACTGCACCCTGTTCAACACCGCCAACGCCGAACGGACGGCCGAGTTCTTCGATTTCGTCATGGGGCTTGGCGTGGAAGGGATCACCGTCTCGCCAGGCTATGCCTATGAGCGCGCCCCGGTCCAGGACCACTTCCTGTCGCGCCGCCAGACCAAGGACCTGTTCCGCGACATCTTCCGCCGGGGCAAGCAAAGCGCGACCAAGTGGATCTTCAACCAGTCGAGCCTCTATCTCGACTTCCTGGCAGGCAACCAGAACTATTCCTGCACGCCCTGGGGCAATCCTACCCGCAACATCTTCGGCTGGCAGAAGCCCTGCTATCTCATCGGCGAAGGCTATGTCTCCTCCTTCAAGGAGCTGATGGAGACCACCGACTGGGACAGCTACGGCACCGGCAAGTACGAGAAGTGCGCCAATTGCATGGTGCATTGCGGCTTCGAGCCCACCGCCGTCAATGACACCATCGCCAAGCCGCTCAAGGCCCTGAAGGTGTGGCTGGGCGGTGTTCGCACCGAAGGCGGGATGGCGCCGGAGATCGCGCTCGACAAGCAGCGCCCGGCCCAATACGTGTTCGAGAGCCATGTGAACCAGGTCCTGGCGGAGATTCACGAGAATCCGCAACAGAAGCAGGCCAAGCGCGCCAAGGTCACCTTGCTCGACCGGACCGGCTCAAGCGACGAGATGAGCAAGGCGAGCTAGCGTCTTGCCCGCCGCAGCATTGGCGCGGGCCAAGCGGACGAGCGCCGGCAGGTCCTGCGGCCGGCGCGCCAGCGCGGCAAGGGTGGCGCCCATGTCTGTCCGTCCGTCAGCCCGCATTCCGGCCATCGCTGTCGCTGGGATGACGTCCTCCGCCTCGTCCAGCACCGCCCGCAGCGCGATGAAAGGCAGGCCGTGAGCCTCCGCTGCCCGGGCAACAGCCAGGCTTTCCATGTCGACGGCACGGGCCCCGGTTCTCTCCCGCAGCACCGCTTTGTCAGCCGGACCGGTCACCGGGCTGGCCACGCTGAGCAGATCGCCTTGGCCCTCCAGCGCCGGCGCATGGGCCAGGATCGCGCCGCGCCATATCGGGCTGCAGATGTGGGCGGCCCCGCTCTCGTCGAGCACCCGTGCGGGGATCAGCGCGGTGGCCGAGCGCAAGGCCGGATCGAGTGCGCCGGCAACACCGAAGCTGACCAGTCCGTCGGCGCCCTGGCGGATCAGATCCCGCGCGGCCGCCTCGGCCTGGTTTAGCCCCGGTCCATGACAGGCGACGAGCTGCTGCGGCGCGGCATGGCGCACGATCTCGGCCTCGAACACGAGCCCGGTGACAATGCCAGGTTTCACCGGCAGCGTGGTCATGGCGCCACTGGCCGGATCACATGCCCCACAGCACCTGCTTGCTGTTGCCGCGCTTCAGGTTGCGGAAGCGGGAAAGGGCCCAGATCGGGAAATAGGAGCTGTAGCCGTGATAGCGGAGATAGAAGACCCGCGGGAAACCCACGGCCGTGTACCACGGCTCCTTCCAGTTCGCGCC
The sequence above is drawn from the Rhodoligotrophos defluvii genome and encodes:
- the pssA gene encoding CDP-diacylglycerol--serine O-phosphatidyltransferase; its protein translation is MEWRGSESLDPVQRSRERRLRRFKQVPVRFLLPNLITLLALCAGVTAIRLGVEGRFELAVGGIILAILLDALDGRIARLLKGTSRFGAELDSLADFVDFGVAPAVLLYLWSLHTLKSIGWIVCLVLAICCALRLARFNVALDDPDAPPYMSNFFTGVPAPAGAGLALAPLFLGFLGIIPDGRDAAWFILPYTAIIAVLMVSKLPTLSGKTLGQRVRRDIVLPILLLMVLFIALLISFPWHVLTALALAYLVMLPIGYRSYKRQAREYQLRLAAQRNGEAQASTPEAQ
- a CDS encoding MMPL family transporter, which codes for MLLSRMDIKLGAMAAAWAPRAARRPLLLVLCLVALACACAYLGYDRLDFDFRDTRIIARDVPFREDARAAEAQFPWIGGDGVVAVIESDDPVVARETASRLLAAVRDRPSLFSGVFAPGLGPFYEQNGLLLLSPQETEAVATRLQRWMPLIELLSTQPDLVGLATALDQLGIAAQMHIFPPEGTALLTELDRVVQSLMDGRPAVADWQGILVGDLNQNRQRWTISIGLEHQPEALAMLRRLAADPALTASGAARVSVLVSPGAGGLDLGRLTDWAVQALLLALGAVVVIVLLGVRSTELFLACVMASLFSLALIAGAAGLLLGTISLPGLILAIVLIGLSADGPLLAALRYREERLNGRDHDRALANAARSFGPPLLICALVMVVAFAAFWITDLAGIARLAMFAAVAMVIAWLVTMAAMPALLTLLPIAPRRPAPAVHTVLQAVGAALTAQPVRLAITLPIMIAAITALLLLPQVQFDRDLDYGASLPPQAAAHAVAKSLDEAQTLVARLEALPEVAGVTSVLSYIPGEQGTKLALLRGIQATLDQVGQEPEGSQIIAAGLQHGAEANALDQFTEAISGIARADVPPAARAAAQTLDGTMEKFIARAGDKTAAAAALDAALVGSLRETTAKIRTLAEASRISLDTLDPDLKRRYVSPAGDYLVEVKATGDLRQTDQLHRFANAVRAVAPGASGPAIDAVETGHFLKLSTLRVLAVAAAGIALLLLLLLPKAYDVFLVSVPIGLAGLILSGATVVMDLKIVPMALLALPVLIGIGVGNCVKMIMRARESIRFSGMSRPSTPRAVLWSMLATIAAAGVLLMSPVPMLVAVGQFLLIGVALLLVCIFLVLPTLVQLTQPRYRK
- a CDS encoding phosphatidylserine decarboxylase, giving the protein MDILASIRAALTPIHREGYRFIAIFAVITLLLFWLVSDTLGWIGVILTLWCAYFFRDPDRVTPLREGLVISPADGRISAIQSVVPPPELGFGLEPRMRISIFMNVFDVHVNRAPVSGRVTRMNYIPGKFINAELDKASEDNERQAMVIEAADGTDIGMVQIAGLIARRIVPFVRPETQVQVGERVGLIRFGSRVDVFLPPGKTALVAIGQRAVAGETVLADLHSPEPERQARLG
- the hpnH gene encoding adenosyl-hopene transferase HpnH — its product is MAVPFIQQARVGAYILKQKIVGNKRYPLVLMLEPLFRCNLACPGCGKIDYPKQILDKRLSVEECLQAVDECGAPIVSIPGGEPLIHKEIDQIVDGIIARKKFVYLCTNALLLKKKLDLFKPSPYLTFSIHLDGLKEEHDHAVAQEGTFDRAVEAIQEAVKRGFRVTVNCTLFNTANAERTAEFFDFVMGLGVEGITVSPGYAYERAPVQDHFLSRRQTKDLFRDIFRRGKQSATKWIFNQSSLYLDFLAGNQNYSCTPWGNPTRNIFGWQKPCYLIGEGYVSSFKELMETTDWDSYGTGKYEKCANCMVHCGFEPTAVNDTIAKPLKALKVWLGGVRTEGGMAPEIALDKQRPAQYVFESHVNQVLAEIHENPQQKQAKRAKVTLLDRTGSSDEMSKAS